A genomic stretch from Tribolium castaneum strain GA2 chromosome 6, icTriCast1.1, whole genome shotgun sequence includes:
- the LOC103314014 gene encoding uncharacterized protein LOC103314014, with translation MPSATLALLFLLHGVLSVDFMVTNYTVDMEAGYLCPENDQLEIPMKLFRVDRINRTHRAMTMEFSYAHPLDDTAEGVHVVERWIAGGWKRFPMWSWQKDPCNFQLQHEKNGHIRFGKAMGLKHPERCPIPAGNYSVVRFPFQLKYDYPFWPGRIRTIAMSRRIATKQLIFCVMTILNVVERV, from the exons ATGCCTTCGGCAACATTAGCTCTACTTTTCCTCCTCCACGGCGTTTTAAGCGTCGATTTT ATGGTGACAAACTACACCGTGGACATGGAGGCTGGTTATCTGTGCCCAGAAAACGACCAACTGGAAATACCCATGAAACTGTTCCGTGTGGACCGAATCAATCGCACCCATCGCGCCATGACCATGGAATTCTCGTACGCCCATCCCTTGGACGACACCGCCGAAGGCGTCCATGTGGTCGAGCGCTGGATCGCCGGCGGTTGGAAACGCTTTCCCATGTGGTCATGGCAGAAAGACCCATGCAATTTCCAGCTACAGCACGAGAAAAACGGGCATATAAGGTTCGGGAAGGCCATGGGGTTGAAACACCCAGAGCGGTGCCCCATTCCGGCTGGGAATTATTCAGTGGTCAGGTTTCCCTTTCAGTTGAAGTATGATTATCCCTTCTGGCCGGGGAGGATTAGGACTATTGCCATGTCAAGGAGGATTGCGACAAAACAGTTGATTTTTTGTGTGATGACTATTTTAAATGTTGTTGAGAGGGTTTAA